Proteins found in one Labrus bergylta chromosome 8, fLabBer1.1, whole genome shotgun sequence genomic segment:
- the LOC110001686 gene encoding C-C chemokine receptor type 5-like: MAAITPTLSAVFGLSVKSSPDNLSSTTESVLDNFSGTDNYDYPEDGYGTCTYERHGTTFLPALYAIFFILGIVGNSLVIWVIVCGVRLRSMTDVCLLNLAVADLLLVCSLPFLAHQARDQWMFGEHMCKGVLGIYYIAFYCGIFFISLMSIDRYLAIVHAVNAMRARTRSFGMIAAAVTWLAGILASFPELIHLKIQPDSNTTQSCYPEYPTSTDDSSPTNYHFWTLFSLFKMNILGLFVPFFIMGFCYSQIIWRLLYSPSSKKQAIRIVLIVVASFFCCWVPYNVASLFKALELLHVYTECESSKAIRLALQVTEAVAYSHSCLNPVLYVFLGKKFRRHLVRLVNRAPCRLCQVIKVCPPQDRISESVYSRTTIMGTRSTAV, from the exons ATGGCTGCAATCACCCCCACTTTAAGTGCTGTTTTTGGCTTAAGTGTGAAATCATCTCCAGACAACTTAAG CTCTACAACAGAATCTGTCCTTGACAACTTCAGTGGAACGGACAACTATGATTATCCAGAGGATGGCTACGGGACATGTACTTATGAGCGTCATGGCACCACTTTTCTTCCTGCCCTCTACGCCATTTTCTTCATCCTTGGCATTGTGGGTAACTCTCTGGTCATCTGGGTCATTGTTTGTGGTGTTCGGCTGCGCAGCATGACGGACGTGTGCCTCCTGAACCTGGCTGTCGCTGACCTCCTCTTGGTTTGTTCACTTCCTTTCCTCGCCCATCAAGCCCGGGACCAGTGGATGTTCGGGGAACATATGTGTAAAGGGGTTCTGGGTATTTACTACATTGCTTTCTACTGTGGGATCTTTTTCATAAGTCTCATGAGCATTGACAGGTACTTGGCAATAGTACACGCTGTCAATGCAATGAGAGCACGGACCAGGTCCTTTGGAATGATTGCAGCTGCAGTAACATGGTTGGCTGGAATTTTGGCTTCTTTCCCTGAGCTCATCCACCTCAAAATCCAGCCTGATTCCAATACGACTCAGTCCTGCTACCCTGAATATCCAACAAGTACGGATGATTCTAGTCCAACCAACTATCACTTCTGGACATTGTTCagcctttttaaaatgaacattttgggTCTTTTTGTCCCTTTCTTCATCATGGGTTTTTGCTACTCACAGATCATCTGGAGGCTGCTGTACAGCCCGTCGTCCAAGAAACAGGCCATCCGTATAGTTCTTATAGTGGTGGCttctttcttctgctgctggGTGCCCTACAACGTTGCATCCTTATTCAAAGCTCTGGAGCTGTTACACGTCTATACAGAATGCGAGAGCAGCAAAGCCATCAGATTGGCTCTGCAAGTCACTGAGGCTGTTGCTTACTCCCACAGCTGCCTGAACCCAGTCCTTTATGTGTTTCTTGGGAAGAAGTTCAGGAGGCACTTGGTGAGGTTAGTAAACAGGGCTCCCTGCAGACTGTGTCAGGTTATCAAGGTGTGCCCGCCTCAGGACCGAATCAGTGAATCGGTGTATTCACGGACCACCATCATGGGCACGAGGAGTACTGCTGTGTGA
- the LOC110001683 gene encoding C-C chemokine receptor type 5-like, with translation MAAITPTLSAVFGLSVKSSPDNLSSTTQSVSDNVSGFPTEYYDYEYPEGGYGRCTYERHGATFLPALYAIFFILGIVGNSLVIWVIVCGVRLRSMTDVCLLNLAVADLLLVCSLPFLAHQARDQWMFGEHMCKGVLGIYYIAFYCGIFFISLMSIDRYLAIVHAVYAMRARTRSFGMIAAAVTWLAGILASIPELIHLKLQDGSNKTQFCYPDYPTSTDDSSPTNYHFWTLFSLFKMNILGLFVPFFIMGFCYSQIIWRLLYSPSSKKQAIRIVLIVVASFFCCWVPYNVASLFKALELLHVYTECESSKAIRLALQVTEAVAYSHSCLNPVLYVFLGRKFRSHLVRLVNRAPCRLCQIIKVYLPQDRINGSVYSQTTSMDERSTAV, from the exons ATGGCCGCAATCACCCCCACTTTAAGTGCTGTTTTTGGCTTAAGTGTGAAATCATCTCCAGACAACTTAAG CTCTACAACACAATCTGTCTCTGACAACGTCAGTGGATTCCCAACGGAATACTACGACTATGAATATCCAGAGGGTGGCTACGGGAGATGTACTTATGAGCGTCATGGCGCCACTTTTCTTCCTGCCCTCTACGCCATTTTCTTCATCCTTGGCATTGTGGGTAACTCTCTGGTCATCTGGGTCATTGTTTGTGGTGTTCGGCTGCGCAGCATGACGGACGTGTGCCTCCTGAACCTGGCTGTCGCTGACCTCCTCTTGGTTTGTTCACTTCCTTTCCTCGCCCATCAAGCCCGGGACCAGTGGATGTTCGGGGAACATATGTGTAAAGGGGTTCTGGGTATTTACTACATTGCTTTCTACTGTGGGATCTTTTTCATAAGTCTCATGAGCATTGACAGGTACTTGGCAATAGTACACGCTGTCTATGCAATGAGAGCACGGACCAGGTCCTTTGGAATGATTGCAGCTGCAGTAACATGGTTGGCTGGAATTTTGGCGTCTATCCCTGAGCTCATCCACCTCAAACTCCAGGATGGTTCCAATAAAACTCAGTTCTGCTACCCTGACTATCCAACAAGTACGGATGATTCTAGTCCAACCAACTATCACTTCTGGACATTGTTCagcctttttaaaatgaacattttgggTCTTTTTGTCCCTTTCTTCATCATGGGTTTTTGCTACTCACAGATCATCTGGAGGCTGCTGTACAGCCCGTCGTCCAAGAAACAGGCCATCCGTATAGTTCTTATAGTGGTGGCttctttcttctgctgctggGTGCCCTACAACGTTGCATCCTTATTCAAAGCTCTGGAGCTGTTACACGTCTATACAGAATGCGAGAGCAGCAAAGCCATCAGATTGGCTCTGCAAGTCACTGAGGCTGTTGCTTACTCCCACAGCTGCCTGAACCCAGTCCTTTACGTGTTTCTTGGGAGGAAGTTCAGGAGCCACTTGGTGAGGTTAGTAAACAGGGCTCCCTGCAGACTGTGTCAGATTATCAAGGTGTACCTGCCTCAGGACCGAATCAATGGATCGGTGTATTCACAGACCACCAGCATGGACGAGAGGAGCACTGCTGTGTGA